The proteins below are encoded in one region of Diorhabda carinulata isolate Delta chromosome 3, icDioCari1.1, whole genome shotgun sequence:
- the LOC130891548 gene encoding facilitated trehalose transporter Tret1-like, which yields MAKFFNYTFLVICTVGFLAVSVDVPISWTSPNYVKLYSNDSSINPLPNPITVSEDGWIGSLVTIGAIIGPIPAPYICSKFGRKNALLASALPLITSFYMLAFAKNVYTIYVARTLGGMSLGAGYALLPIYVGEVAEDYNRGMLSQAINVFWSIGNFIVYSTGPFMSYKAFNLMIAMLPTIFFFLFLLLAPESPYYLVAENKMEKAAKSLMLLRSKDKDAVQEELVFIKDQLNDHKENGGLADLFADDIVRKAFIICLLLVFSQEMCGFSALFFYMQLIFQASGSQLSDDISSLIISVIILTSSFISPFTVDRFGRRTLIVVSCFGMCFSLAALGIFFYLLEYTSISTEPLYWLPITSLVCFIFFFNFGMSVPWTVTAEMLPGHVKETATTIITSTSWIVAFLLTLFFNDITSIMGMGQTFWCFGLYCFVAGIMVFLFVPETKGKSFSEIQDILRYGGMFHFRSKKYVSEKSKGVEKY from the exons atgGCAAAGTTTTTCAACTACActtttttagttatttgtaCTG TTGGTTTCTTGGCAGTCTCGGTAGATGTTCCAATATCATGGACTTCGCCGAATTACGTAAAATTATATTCCAACGATTCTTCCATAAATCCGCTGCCGAATCCTATAACAGTTAGTGAAGATGGTTGGATTGGTTCACTTGTAACCATTGGAGCTATAATAGGTCCAATACCAGCGCCATACATTTGTTCCAAGTTCGGAAGAAAAAACGCTCTACTTGCGTCCGCCTTACCTTTGATAACTTCATTTTATATGCTAGCTTTCGCAAAAAACGTCTATACAATCTATGTAGCGAGAACTCTTGGTG gtATGTCGTTAGGTGCTGGATATGCTTTATTACCAATATACGTTGGAGAAGTTGCAGAAGACTATAACAGAGGCATGTTATCTCAAGCTATCAACGTCTTTTGGTCCATTGGAAATTTTATAGTATACTCAACTGGGCCGTTCATGTCCTACAAAGCGTTCAATTTAATGATAGCGATGCTCccaacaatatttttctttcttttccttttacTAGCTCCCGAATCTCCGTATTATTTGGTAGCggaaaataaaatggaaaaagcCGCCAAATCGCTAATGTTGTTGAGATCAAAAGACAAAGATGCTGTGCAAGAAGAATTAGTATTCATCAAAGACCAATTGAACGATCATAAAGAAAATGGCGGTTTAGCCGATTTATTCGCCGATGATATTGTTCGTAAAGCTTTtataatatgtttattattagtATTCTCTCAAGAAATGTGCGGGTTTTCAGCGTTATTTTTCTACATGCAACTTATATTTCAGGCTTCTGGTTCTCAATTATCCGACGACATATCGTCACTCATAATATCGGTAATAATTCTAACCAGTAGTTTTATTTCTCCGTTCACGGTAGATCGCTTCGGTAGAAGAACTTTAATAGTCGTTTCTTGTTTCGGAATGTGTTTTTCGTTAGCAGCACTgggaatatttttctatttattagaatatactAGCATAAGTACGGAACCATTATATTGGCTCCCTATAACTAGTTTAGTgtgtttcatcttcttttttaatttcggGATGTCGGTACCTTGGACAGTTACGGCAGAAATGCTTCCGGGACACGTAAAAGAAACTGCTACTACTATTATCACTAGTACAAGTTGGATAGTAGCTTTTCTTTTAACTTTATTCTTCAATGACATAACTTCAATAATGGGAATGGGGCAGACTTTTTGGTGTTTTGGATTGTACTGTTTCGTAGCTGGTATAATGGTATTCCTTTTCGTACCAGAAACTAAAGGGAAAAGTTTTAGTGAAATTCAAGATATTCTTAGGTACGGTGGTATGTTTCATTTTAGATCTAAAAAATACGTATCTGAAAAAAGCAAAGGCGtagaaaaatattag